The Streptomyces puniciscabiei genomic interval GTGCGCCGGACAGCTCGACCACATCGAACCAGTCGCCCCCCACGCCGTGGTCCATGTCGGCGGGCACATAGCGCGAGGCGACCTCGACGGCAGCACCGCCCTGCACCCGGTGAGGGAGCAGGTCGCGTTGCAGCGCAAGAGCGGCGGTGCGCTCGCGCGCGTACTGGAGCGCGTTTTCCAAACAGAGCGCGGCCCGGGTGACCAGCTCCTCGGCGAGGAGCAGGTCGTCCTCCTGGAACGGCGTCTGTTCCGCGGAACGGCCGAACAGCGCCAGTCCCAGCACGCAGCGCCGGGCGCGGATGGGTACGACCATCAAGGAGTGGACGCCGCTGTCGCGTACCTTCTGCGCACGCGTCGGATCGTGGTCGACCCAGGGGCCGGCGTGAGTGTCCAGCACCGGTTCCAGGTGAGATCTGCCCGTGCGCAGGACGGCGGCGAACGACGAGGTCGGGGGGACGTGCATCACCTCTTCACGCACCGCTGGCATCTCCAGGACACCCTGGTCGACGGAGGCCACCCCGGCACGGCGCAACACAGGGCGGCGTCCGCTCGTCGTGCCGATCCGTGCGGCGGGCTCGAGTCCGAACGGAACCGACTCCACCAGGTCGACGACGGCGTGGTCGGCCAGTAGGGGCACGGTGAGCTCTGCCAGTTCCTGGGCGGTCTGCATCACGTCGAGGGTGCTGCCGATGTGCGTGCTGGCCTCGCTGAGGATGGCGAGGCGCTCGCGCGCCCGCTTGTTTCCGGTGACGTCCACGGTCATGGAGCACACGCCCAACGGGGTGCCGTCCGCGCCCTGGAGGCAGAAGAAGGAGGCGGAGAACGCGTGCTCGCGGGGTCGGTCCGCAGGCGGCCACGCACGGTACTCGTGCACCGTCGTCGTGCCGCTCTCCAGCACCTGTCGCATCACCACCTTGAGCGCTTCGGCCTCGACGGCGGGCAGCGCATCCTTCAGACCGCGCCCGAAGCGTCGGTGACGAGGCACGCCGTCGTGCCGCTCCATGGCGTCGTTCGCCCAGACACAGCGCAGCTGCGCGTCATAAACGACGATGCCGATCGGGGCTCGGGCAAGGAGCGACTCCCGCACCGGTCCGCCGGTCGCTCCCGAGGACAGGGAACCTATGTCCGTCACGGACGCCAGCCACCGAGTGTCGTCGCCCTGCCCCCGTAGCAGCGAGACCTGCAGCGTCATCCTGAGCGTGTGGCCGTCGCGGTGGCCTATAGCGACGGTGCCGGACCAGCCGCCCCGCGCACGGCACTGCTCGGCGAACGCCAACGCCCTCCGGGCGTCCTCGGGAGGCGGCAGCACGTGTACGGCGGACCGGCCCACCACCTCCCCGGCCGCATAACCGACGAGCTGTTGGGCGGCGTGCGTCCACCCCACGACGATGCCCTCGGCATCGATCATCGCTATCGCGGCATCAGGCACCTCGGGGAGGCTCACCGGCTCGGCGAGGAGGGTGTGGTCAATGTTGGTCATTCGCGGTCCATCCCATCGGTGCGGAAGTAGGAGCGTCGGCATGTGGTCCGGCGACCCTGTGTGCAGCGGTGGTGAACAGCGATGTCCCGGTGAGCGGCACACGGTGCGGTATGTGTCATATCCGAGCAATTCGCCCCTTTCTGATGAAATCATCAGATGTAAGGGCTTGGCCGTCAAGACCCTCATAGGTGATCGAAAGGGCAGATAAGGGGGCTACAGGTCACGCTCGCAGGTGAACGGGCGGGTAGCGGGTTCCGCCGAGCATGCGCGGTGAGCGCGAGCGGCTCCCCGAGGTTCAGACCACCCGCCGGATGGCGACCCACCCTGGCGATCGCTCGGCAGGCTGGGCGCCGGGACGATGCCGGGGAATCCATGCAGGCCGGAGTCCAGGTGCGCACGCCTGTTCCGGCAGGGTCATCCGCTTGGTGCGGATGGCAGCTCGCACTGAAAACGACATCTGTTGGCGCTCGCGTCAGCCGGTCAACGGTTACCTTCGCCACTTCGACATTTCCATACGGCGTATGGTAACAATGGAGGCGCGCTTCCATACGACGTATGGAACTGCTCGCTCGGGCCACGCCGGGCGTCATACATCGCCTGGCAGAACCGCCGTTGGCGCAGATCACCCCCTCAGGAAGGAGAGATCATGAACAAGCTCGCGAAGCGCATCGCCCTCACTGTCTCCTCCGTCGCGGTCGCCGGTGCCGCCGTCCTCGGTGCCGGTGGCACCGCTTCGGCCGTGCCCCTCGCGTCCACGCACGCCCGGCACCCGACCGACGGGGCCGTGGCCGCTGATTACAGCTGGGACCACGGTGTCGGCTACCTGCTCGAGCGGGGCTACTCCTGCGACGAGGCCCGCGGCTGGCACCAG includes:
- a CDS encoding SpoIIE family protein phosphatase; amino-acid sequence: MTNIDHTLLAEPVSLPEVPDAAIAMIDAEGIVVGWTHAAQQLVGYAAGEVVGRSAVHVLPPPEDARRALAFAEQCRARGGWSGTVAIGHRDGHTLRMTLQVSLLRGQGDDTRWLASVTDIGSLSSGATGGPVRESLLARAPIGIVVYDAQLRCVWANDAMERHDGVPRHRRFGRGLKDALPAVEAEALKVVMRQVLESGTTTVHEYRAWPPADRPREHAFSASFFCLQGADGTPLGVCSMTVDVTGNKRARERLAILSEASTHIGSTLDVMQTAQELAELTVPLLADHAVVDLVESVPFGLEPAARIGTTSGRRPVLRRAGVASVDQGVLEMPAVREEVMHVPPTSSFAAVLRTGRSHLEPVLDTHAGPWVDHDPTRAQKVRDSGVHSLMVVPIRARRCVLGLALFGRSAEQTPFQEDDLLLAEELVTRAALCLENALQYARERTAALALQRDLLPHRVQGGAAVEVASRYVPADMDHGVGGDWFDVVELSGARVALVVGDVVGHGINAAATMGRLRTAVRTLADLDLPPDELLAHLDDTVRRLNDEDTDDTDRLPAVVGATCLYAVYDPVSRRCTLARAGHPPPLVVDAQGGVTVPDLPAGAPLGLGLGLVPFESVELELPEGSVLALYSDGLVESRGEDIDVGLRRLGAALAQPGAALEDLCSRAMETLSAQAPADDVTLLLARTRALPPAQVASWDLPNELVTVPTARRLAARQLREWGLEPLVTAVESLVSELVTNAIRHGDGPIRLRLIQHRVLTCEVSDTNTGRPRPRHPGNLDEHGRGLYLVGRLSRRCGSRSVTDGKVVWAEQDLPSPTGAR